The sequence CCCACGGCAAGGTCGAATCCAAATGGGTCTGACGGCCTGATTTTGATTATTCGTCCGCAACGTCACGAGGTCAGTGCCGCGCGCGCATCTTGCATTGCCGCGCCCACCTGATATTTTGCCGCCCGCTGCTCACAAGATTCCATCCACAAAGGAGCCAGGAAGATGGCCAAGATCAAGGTCAAGAATCCTATCGTCGAGCTCGACGGCGACGAGATGACGCGGATCATCTGGAAGATGATCAAGGAAAAGCTCATCCTCCCGTACCTCGATGTCGATCTCAAATACTACGACCTCGGCATGGAAAAGCGCGACGAGACGGATGACCAGATCACCATCGACTCCGCGAATGCGATCAAGAAATACGGCGTCGGCGTCAAGTGCGCGACCATCACGCCGGACGAGGCCCGGGTCGAGGAATTCGGCCTGAAGAAGATGTGGCGCTCGCCGAACGGCACGATCCGCAACATCCTTGGCGGCACCGTGTTCCGTCAGCCGATCATCTGCGACAACGTCCCGCGCCTGGTTCCGGGCTGGACCCAGCCGATCGTCATCGGCCGCCATGCCTTCGGCGACCAGTACCGCGCCACCGACATGGTGGTGAAGGGCCCGGGCAAACTGACCATGACCTTCCAGCCGGCCGACGGCAGCCCAGCGATCACCCACGAGGTGTTCGACTTCCCGGGCGGCGGTGTCGCCATGTCCATGTACAACCTCGACGATTCCATCCGCGGTTTCGCCCGGGCCTGCATGAACTACGGCCTCGATCTCGGCTGGCCGGTCTATCTCTCGACCAAGAACACCATCCTCAAGGCCTATGACGGCCGCTTCAAGGACCTGTTCCAGGAAGTCTTCGAGGAGGAGTTCGCGGACAAGTTCAAGGCCAAGGGCATCATCTACGAACACCGCCTGATCGACGACATGGTCGCGGCCGCGATGAAGTGGTCCGGCGGCTTTGTCTGGGCCTGCAAGAACTACGACGGCGACGTGCAGTCCGATACCGTGGCCCAGGGCTTCGGCTCGCTCGGCCTGATGACCTCCGTGCTGATGACGCCGGACGGAAAGACGGTCGAGGCGGAAGCCGCCCACGGCACCGTGACCCGTCACTACCGCCAGCACCAGCAGGGTAAGGAAACCTCGACCAACCCGATCGCGTCGATCTTCGCCTGGACCCGCGGCCTCGCCTACCGGGCCAAGTTCGACGACACGCCGGAAGTGCTGAAGTTCGCCGAGACCCTGGAGAAGGTCTGCGTCGATACCGTCGAGGCGGGCGACATGACCAAGGATCTGGCGCTGCTGATCAGCCCGGACCAGCCCTGGCTCACCACCCAGCAGTTCCTGTCCAAGCTGGACGAGAACCTGCAGAAGGCGATGAGCTGAGAGCGCGTGCACATGCGATCTTCGAGCGGGCCGCCTTCGGGCGGCCCGTTTTCGTTTTGACGGTCAATCGAGGGAACGTGACCGATGGATTTCTACCACATCTACTGTGACCTGAAGCCTGGCGTTAAGGACATGGACTTCGCCGAGTCCGTCCAGGGCTATTTCGCCTATCTGAAAGATCAGGGTCTGATCGAGGGGTCCCGCATCACCCGCCGAAAGCTCGGCCTCGGCCCCGCGGACGGAACCGAGTTCCATATGTGGCTGGAGACCCGCGACCTCGCCCAGCTCGACGCGGCCTTCACTCATGTCTCCAGCCGGAGCGAGCCGGTGGAGAGCTTCCATCACGCGGTGAACTCCAAGGTCCAGAACGTGCGCTTCACGCTCTACCGGGACTTCCCCGACCCGCAGAGGAAGCGGGGCGAGGAGAAGTTCTGACGCGGAGTTGCGCCTTCAGGCCGGGGCGAGAGTCCCGGCCGGCCTGTCATCCATCGAGATCTGGATCAGGGCGGCGAGCAGGCCGACGACGATCATCGCACTCCAGGCGATGAGGTAATCCCCGGTCAGATCGAAGGTCAGTCCCCCGAGATAAGCTCCAAGAAAGGCTCCGATCTGGTGGCTGAGGAACATGACGCCGAAAAGGGCGCCGAAATTCGTCGCGCCGAACATGTTGTTCAGCAAACCGCTTACGGGCGGGATGACGCTCAGCCAAAGCAACCCCATCGCAGCACCGAAGAGAAGCGTGCTGACGACAGAGACGGGCATGAAGGCATAACTCGCGATCGCGATTGTCCGGAAGACGTAGATCAGGCTGAGAACAAGCCGGTTGCCGAACCGCTCACCGAGATATCCGACGAGAAGGGTCCCGACCGCGTTGCAGACACCGATGAGAGCGATCGTGTTCGCGCTGACGGAGGGCGAAAGGCCGCAGATGGCGACAAATTTCGGCAGATGCGTCGCAACGAAGATCAGCTGGAAACCGCAGGCGAAGAACGCGACCGTCATCGCGACATAGCCGCGATGACGCAACGCCTCGCGAATCGCTTTCAGGGCATTCGGCCGTTCCGAATGCGCCGCCGGCTGGCCGCGCCGCCGTCCTCTCAGAACGAGCGCCAGCACAACCATGCCGGCGGACAGCGCGGCCAGAACCAGAAGCACGGTATTCCATGGCATCCGATCCAGCATGGCCTGAGATGCCGGAGCGAGTACCAGAGTGCCCAGCGACCCGGCGGCGGCGAGGACCGAGATCGAGATTGCGCGTACACCAGGAGCGGCGAGGCGCGAGATCACGCCGACCAGAACCCCGTGGGACGTCGCTGCGATCGCGATGCCGATCAGCAGACCGCCGCCGACATATAGGCCGAGCGCCCCACCGAGCGTCATCAGCCACAGCCCGCCGGCGAAGCTCGCCGCGCCGATGGTCACCACCATATGTCCGCCGTAGCGATCCGAGAGCGCTCCCATCGTCGGCTGGAAAATGCCCCAGACGAGATTTTGCACTGCCATTGCCAGTCCGAAGGAGGCGACGGAGATCCCCGTCGCCCGCGCGACCGGGTCGAGAAAAAGCCCGAGGCTCTGACGGATGCCCATCGATGTGGAAAGGATCGCGCTGGCGGCGATGAGCGTTCCGACAAGGACCGGAGTCCACGGGGAGGAAGCAGTCGTAACGGACCGATGCATGATGAACTTCTCACGAAATTTGAAATCGGAAGAAGAGGATCACCCTACAAAAGGTACGTACACTCACTAGTCAGTATACATAGCCGACATGCTGTCGTTCCGTGAGAGCAGAAGGCTCCGCGCCGCCTGCCCCGCCTCCATCGCATAGGCCGGATCCCGATTCACCAGCATCCGGGCGATGGCGCCGTCGAGCAATATCATGAGCAATCGCGCCAGTTCGTGCGCCGAGCCATAGCCGTCTTGCTCGAGCTCCTCCGCCAGCCATGCTTCGAACCCGGCCTTGTGCCGCCGGGCCACTTCGAGCGCCGGATGCCCCTGACTGTCCGCCAGCTCCACCGCAGCCCGGAGAAAGCCGCAGCCCCGCCAGTCTTCGCGGCGTGCGTGTTCAGACAGGGCGGTGAACATCCTGACGACCCGGTCCGCCATCGGCCCCGATGTCCCGGCCCAGGCGAGATAGCGCTCGCGTGTCGGGCGATCCCGTGCCTCCAGATAGGCCGCCACAAGATCGTCCTTGGAGCGGAAATGGTAATAGAGCGTCTTCTTGGTTACTCCGGCCCGCTCCGCGATCCGGTCGACGCTGGTTTCGCGAATGCTGCCCGAATAGAACAATTCGTCAGCGGCCTCTATGATCCGGTCTTTCGTGTTCATCGGATCAGTGTGGTCAAGGCCGCCGCTTCCGGCAAGGCACGTACTAGCGATAGACGTAGATCGGGCTCGTCCAGGCCCGGGTGCCGTCCTCCTGCTCGACCCGGATGTAGATCGGGTTATCGCCCTCGGGCTTCAGCTCGATCTTCCGGCTGAAGGCGAAGGAGGTATGCGGGTTCACGTCCGGCAGGCGGGTCAGCTTCAGGAAGCGCGGCAGCTCGCCCGAAGCGTCGAAGATTCTATCCTCAAACCCGATTCCCGAGACCAGCATTTCCGTCTTCACGAGTGGCGTGTCGATCCTGAGACTGCCGGCCTTCCGCTCTCTCAACCGGATGTCCGCTCCACCGAAATTGCCTGTAGTGAGCGCTTTCCAGGCGAGTTCCGATTCGCTGACCCGATCGAAGCTCTTGTCGCGATTGAAGAAATTCACCGGCGTCACGCTTTCAACGGCATTGCCGGAGACACTCGCGTTCCCGTCCCAGATCACCTCGCGGAACCGGCCGCGATACTCCGCGCCTTCCCAATGCACGCGAATGCGCGATCCGAGATCCGACTCCAGGTATGGCCGCACGGTCTCGACCAGTTCGAGACCGTTGAAGATATCGACCCGGATGATCGGAGAGTTGGTGTCGACAGAGACGGATAGCTCCATCCCGCCTTTCGGCAGATGGACGATATCGCCCATCAACGCCTCGTGGGCGAGGCTCGGGGCGCTGTCCATGATCTTGGGATCGTCATGGTAGACAGCACCCTCTCCCTCGAACCAGCCCTTGAGGCGGATCACCATGCGCCCGCCGTCGCCGCCGGTCGTGCCGTAATGCCGACGCTTGCGCATGCAATCGAGCAGCGCCGCCCGGCTGAGCTCCGCGGTGCTGAAACAGGTCAATCCGCCGATGGCGCCGAACTTTCCCGCGCCGGGATAGCTCGCGCCCGGGCGTCCCTTGTGGCCGTCCGAGTTGCACACCACGCCGACCCGGTAACCGAGCCGGAAAGCGTCCTCCAGCAGCCACTCGAAGGTGCCCCAGGAGGAATGCACCTCGACCGACTTCTCGAAGCGTCCGTCATGGGCAACCGCAATATCCGCATAGCGCCCGCCGCAATGGGCGTAGCAGACCACGTCATGCTCACCATGTTCGGCGAAGGCCTCGAAAAGCTTTCCGGCGGTGGTGCAGTCTGTATGGGCGGTGCTCCGGTCCTCGATCAGCGCATGCGACGAACGCCGGATGGTCCGCCCCTCGTTCGGAAAGAAGACGTTGCGGTCGCCGCCGAGCGCGGTGTTGCCGGACCATTCGTAGCCCGGCATGGCAACGAACCGTCCCGGCTCGTCGAACTCGGCAGTGATCCGGTTCAGCTCGGCCCAGAATTCGTCGGTGATCTGGAAATCGTTGCCCTGGTGCCCGCAGGCATCGACCCAGGCCTTGTCGCGGGCGAAGGCGAAATAGTCCCGCGCGCTGCCGGTGCCGATAGTCTCCTCCGACTGACCGTGCAGGTCGGCCCAGTAGTGGACAAGATCGGTCTGCTCGACGATCAGCGGGTTGGTCTTTGCTACGATCTGGCCAAGCGCGTTCTTCACCGTGACCGACACCCGGCCCGGCGACCTCACGCGGAGACCGGAAACCTTCGTGGAGAAGCTCCCCTCGGCCATCTCGACCGTCGCCGGCAGCCCCTCGATGTCGCCCTCCGCCTCGAGATGGAAGGTGCCGGAGCAGCGGTCCGACGGATTTCCCCACCTGTCGTTACCCTTGAGCTTCAACTCGAAGCGTTCGCCGGGGCGGCGCAGGGTCGGCAGGGCGGCGGAATAGCTTTCCGGCTTGCCGGGCACAATCGCGATCTCCGGCTGCACCGGAAGGGTCTGGAAATTGAAGGTCGCGATCGGGTCGACCAGGACACGGAATTCGAAACTCGTCTCGCAGAAGGTCTGCAACCGCATTCCCGGCCCACCATGGTCGGTCACGCCGAAGCGGATGGTGATGGTATCACCTTCCTCGAGGAAGCCCTTCACCACCTTGATCCAGAGCGTGCGGTCCCATGGCCGGACGTTCGCCTTCGGGTCCCA is a genomic window of Nisaea sediminum containing:
- a CDS encoding TetR/AcrR family transcriptional regulator, producing MNTKDRIIEAADELFYSGSIRETSVDRIAERAGVTKKTLYYHFRSKDDLVAAYLEARDRPTRERYLAWAGTSGPMADRVVRMFTALSEHARREDWRGCGFLRAAVELADSQGHPALEVARRHKAGFEAWLAEELEQDGYGSAHELARLLMILLDGAIARMLVNRDPAYAMEAGQAARSLLLSRNDSMSAMYTD
- a CDS encoding DUF3604 domain-containing protein, which encodes MNEQAATAGHGNRPWEDMNSGVILAPIAESDLGHAAITPSGSFEAGSYASFTLVYTAGTFGIDDSGSLRVCFRFASDQGNPQFDDPKGANYCTVEASNGAVLQVRWDPKANVRPWDRTLWIKVVKGFLEEGDTITIRFGVTDHGGPGMRLQTFCETSFEFRVLVDPIATFNFQTLPVQPEIAIVPGKPESYSAALPTLRRPGERFELKLKGNDRWGNPSDRCSGTFHLEAEGDIEGLPATVEMAEGSFSTKVSGLRVRSPGRVSVTVKNALGQIVAKTNPLIVEQTDLVHYWADLHGQSEETIGTGSARDYFAFARDKAWVDACGHQGNDFQITDEFWAELNRITAEFDEPGRFVAMPGYEWSGNTALGGDRNVFFPNEGRTIRRSSHALIEDRSTAHTDCTTAGKLFEAFAEHGEHDVVCYAHCGGRYADIAVAHDGRFEKSVEVHSSWGTFEWLLEDAFRLGYRVGVVCNSDGHKGRPGASYPGAGKFGAIGGLTCFSTAELSRAALLDCMRKRRHYGTTGGDGGRMVIRLKGWFEGEGAVYHDDPKIMDSAPSLAHEALMGDIVHLPKGGMELSVSVDTNSPIIRVDIFNGLELVETVRPYLESDLGSRIRVHWEGAEYRGRFREVIWDGNASVSGNAVESVTPVNFFNRDKSFDRVSESELAWKALTTGNFGGADIRLRERKAGSLRIDTPLVKTEMLVSGIGFEDRIFDASGELPRFLKLTRLPDVNPHTSFAFSRKIELKPEGDNPIYIRVEQEDGTRAWTSPIYVYR
- a CDS encoding MFS transporter encodes the protein MHRSVTTASSPWTPVLVGTLIAASAILSTSMGIRQSLGLFLDPVARATGISVASFGLAMAVQNLVWGIFQPTMGALSDRYGGHMVVTIGAASFAGGLWLMTLGGALGLYVGGGLLIGIAIAATSHGVLVGVISRLAAPGVRAISISVLAAAGSLGTLVLAPASQAMLDRMPWNTVLLVLAALSAGMVVLALVLRGRRRGQPAAHSERPNALKAIREALRHRGYVAMTVAFFACGFQLIFVATHLPKFVAICGLSPSVSANTIALIGVCNAVGTLLVGYLGERFGNRLVLSLIYVFRTIAIASYAFMPVSVVSTLLFGAAMGLLWLSVIPPVSGLLNNMFGATNFGALFGVMFLSHQIGAFLGAYLGGLTFDLTGDYLIAWSAMIVVGLLAALIQISMDDRPAGTLAPA
- a CDS encoding NADP-dependent isocitrate dehydrogenase gives rise to the protein MAKIKVKNPIVELDGDEMTRIIWKMIKEKLILPYLDVDLKYYDLGMEKRDETDDQITIDSANAIKKYGVGVKCATITPDEARVEEFGLKKMWRSPNGTIRNILGGTVFRQPIICDNVPRLVPGWTQPIVIGRHAFGDQYRATDMVVKGPGKLTMTFQPADGSPAITHEVFDFPGGGVAMSMYNLDDSIRGFARACMNYGLDLGWPVYLSTKNTILKAYDGRFKDLFQEVFEEEFADKFKAKGIIYEHRLIDDMVAAAMKWSGGFVWACKNYDGDVQSDTVAQGFGSLGLMTSVLMTPDGKTVEAEAAHGTVTRHYRQHQQGKETSTNPIASIFAWTRGLAYRAKFDDTPEVLKFAETLEKVCVDTVEAGDMTKDLALLISPDQPWLTTQQFLSKLDENLQKAMS
- a CDS encoding DUF6614 family protein, with translation MDFYHIYCDLKPGVKDMDFAESVQGYFAYLKDQGLIEGSRITRRKLGLGPADGTEFHMWLETRDLAQLDAAFTHVSSRSEPVESFHHAVNSKVQNVRFTLYRDFPDPQRKRGEEKF